The Pedobacter mucosus genome window below encodes:
- a CDS encoding helix-turn-helix domain-containing protein: MEKEYNFKSINEYNDFNNHETLHPLVSIIDFSNAKERTGSKMDFELFCIFLKDVKCGDLKYGRHNYDYQEGTLVFISPGQTVEVENKVDFYQPKGHGLVFHPDLIRGTSLGKILSEYNFFSYHTSEALHLSSKERQLVLDLFAKIDTELRQSIDKHSKKLIASTIELLLNYCDRFYDRQFITRDTVNKGILENFEELLNGYFVSEKPYSVGLPSVAYCAEELHFSANYFGDLIKKETGKTAQDFIQEKIIDVAKNKIFETDKSVSEIAYELGFKYPQHFIRLFKKRVGTTPNEFRMLN; the protein is encoded by the coding sequence ATGGAAAAGGAATATAACTTCAAATCAATAAATGAATACAATGATTTTAACAATCATGAAACCCTCCATCCATTGGTTAGTATAATCGACTTTTCAAACGCCAAAGAGCGTACAGGATCTAAAATGGATTTTGAGCTTTTTTGTATTTTTTTAAAGGATGTGAAATGTGGTGATCTGAAGTATGGGCGCCACAATTATGATTATCAGGAAGGAACTTTAGTTTTTATTTCTCCTGGCCAAACTGTTGAAGTAGAAAACAAGGTTGATTTTTATCAACCTAAAGGCCATGGATTGGTTTTCCATCCAGATCTTATTCGTGGAACTTCGCTTGGGAAGATTTTGAGCGAATATAATTTTTTCAGTTATCATACCAGCGAAGCCTTGCACCTTTCATCAAAAGAACGCCAGTTGGTGTTGGATTTGTTTGCAAAGATCGACACCGAACTTCGCCAGTCGATTGATAAGCACAGTAAAAAGCTAATAGCTTCTACCATCGAATTGCTTTTAAATTATTGTGATCGCTTTTATGACCGACAATTTATTACCCGCGATACGGTTAACAAAGGTATTTTAGAAAATTTTGAGGAACTTCTTAACGGTTATTTTGTATCCGAAAAACCTTACTCTGTTGGGTTGCCTTCAGTTGCCTATTGCGCCGAAGAACTCCATTTTTCAGCAAATTATTTTGGAGACTTAATTAAGAAAGAAACTGGTAAAACTGCTCAGGATTTTATTCAGGAAAAGATAATTGATGTGGCAAAAAACAAAATCTTCGAAACTGATAAATCTGTAAGCGAAATTGCATATGAATTAGGTTTCAAATATCCGCAGCACTTTATTAGGTTATTTAAAAAACGGGTAGGGACTACCCCGAATGAATTTCGGATGTTGAATTAG
- a CDS encoding nuclear transport factor 2 family protein, whose translation MKKTIFSVLLLTAACQAIYAQSISVAAPTKSEQEVLDLSKKKWRWMADKNVDSLSQLFDAKAMFVHMGGSWGTERELAVIKSGGIHYKQAEVYSASVKMIGNTAILLNDIDLVAVLGTNEVVNPFMVTEVYVKENGKWKMGSLTFSKLSRAVKLQVK comes from the coding sequence ATGAAAAAGACAATCTTTAGCGTACTATTATTGACAGCCGCTTGCCAGGCAATATATGCTCAATCAATCAGTGTTGCTGCTCCAACCAAATCTGAACAGGAAGTTCTGGATTTATCCAAAAAGAAATGGCGCTGGATGGCCGACAAAAATGTTGATTCTTTAAGCCAGTTATTTGATGCCAAAGCCATGTTTGTACACATGGGTGGTAGCTGGGGAACGGAAAGAGAACTAGCCGTAATCAAATCTGGAGGGATACATTATAAACAAGCCGAGGTTTATTCAGCATCGGTAAAGATGATTGGCAATACCGCCATTTTGTTAAATGATATCGATTTAGTAGCGGTTTTAGGAACTAATGAAGTCGTTAATCCTTTTATGGTTACGGAAGTTTATGTTAAAGAAAATGGCAAATGGAAAATGGGATCACTAACTTTTTCTAAGTTATCAAGAGCGGTTAAATTACAGGTTAAGTAA
- a CDS encoding IS3 family transposase: MFGFIREHRRIFPVEMMCRVFRVSNSGFYYWLNHPKGKRQVESMLLLKEISEIHSWSKKVYGSPRIAAKLAEKGIQASRPRVARIMRKAGIQSVIRKNWVKTTDSDHVHPVAANVLDRDFSATGLGEKWVSDLTYIRTGAGWVYLTTVIDLADRKVIGWALSDNMEARNTTVKAFQMARANRKIGDTLIFHSDQGVQYACLEFRQQLIGLPIIQSMSRKGNCWDNAVAESFFKTMKTEMVYQNTFKTKKQAYMAIFEYIEVWYNRKRIHSSLGYLTPLEVEKTIMNRKKAA, translated from the coding sequence ATATTCGGATTTATAAGGGAGCACCGAAGAATATTTCCAGTTGAAATGATGTGTAGAGTGTTTCGGGTAAGCAATAGTGGTTTTTATTATTGGTTAAATCATCCCAAGGGCAAACGTCAAGTTGAAAGCATGTTGCTGTTAAAAGAAATCAGTGAGATACATAGCTGGAGCAAAAAGGTCTACGGGAGTCCAAGGATTGCGGCCAAGCTCGCTGAAAAAGGCATCCAAGCATCCAGACCAAGAGTAGCCAGAATTATGCGGAAGGCGGGGATTCAAAGTGTTATACGCAAAAACTGGGTAAAAACAACGGACTCAGATCATGTGCATCCTGTGGCGGCAAACGTTCTTGACAGAGATTTTTCGGCTACAGGGCTAGGAGAAAAATGGGTCTCGGACCTTACTTATATACGTACAGGTGCGGGATGGGTCTACTTGACAACGGTTATTGATCTTGCAGATAGAAAAGTGATCGGTTGGGCACTCAGCGATAATATGGAAGCTAGGAACACAACGGTTAAAGCATTCCAGATGGCAAGGGCAAACAGGAAAATTGGGGATACGCTAATATTCCACTCTGATCAGGGAGTTCAGTATGCCTGCCTGGAATTTAGGCAGCAGTTAATTGGGCTACCAATAATCCAGAGTATGAGTCGAAAGGGAAATTGTTGGGACAATGCAGTTGCAGAGAGTTTCTTTAAAACAATGAAAACTGAGATGGTTTATCAAAACACTTTCAAAACTAAGAAGCAGGCATACATGGCAATATTTGAATACATCGAGGTTTGGTACAACAGAAAAAGAATCCATTCCTCATTAGGTTATTTGACTCCCTTAGAGGTTGAAAAAACGATAATGAACAGAAAAAAAGCTGCATAA
- a CDS encoding S1 family peptidase, whose protein sequence is MSVSLFEFVDHNAIKITVTLSDGTNEFGSGFFFQYTFLENKSATVIVTNIHVVERAVSASFRITTTDDQNKPDHNDIKDITITDIQNWVIPHPEKNIDLCIIPIAKIFSELEKLGKEPYFAPLREHNIPDYNDTEIYKPTEDIYMAGFPNGLADDLHNLPLVRRGITATPFFIKHNGSPEFIIDCACFTGSSGSPIMIVNESSYALHKQPLQQGNRLKLLGILYAGPLYDAQGIVYKKNVPTINTTITNIPMNLGYCIQSDKILDFKPIIESRM, encoded by the coding sequence ATGTCAGTTTCGTTATTTGAATTTGTCGATCACAATGCGATAAAAATTACTGTTACATTATCTGATGGCACTAATGAATTTGGATCAGGATTCTTTTTTCAGTACACATTCCTTGAAAACAAGTCAGCAACTGTAATCGTGACCAACATACATGTTGTCGAAAGGGCAGTTAGTGCATCATTTCGAATAACAACGACAGATGATCAGAACAAGCCTGATCATAATGACATTAAGGACATTACAATCACGGATATCCAAAATTGGGTAATACCGCACCCTGAAAAAAATATAGATCTTTGTATTATTCCTATTGCTAAGATTTTTTCGGAACTCGAAAAGTTAGGTAAGGAACCATATTTTGCCCCCCTTCGAGAGCATAATATTCCAGATTATAATGATACCGAAATATATAAACCGACAGAGGATATCTATATGGCTGGTTTTCCAAATGGACTAGCGGACGATTTGCATAATTTACCTCTTGTCAGAAGAGGTATTACAGCTACACCTTTTTTTATAAAACATAATGGCTCTCCTGAGTTCATCATTGACTGTGCTTGTTTTACTGGATCAAGCGGCTCTCCAATTATGATTGTAAACGAAAGTAGCTATGCGCTACATAAACAGCCACTCCAACAAGGCAATAGATTAAAGCTTTTGGGAATTTTATATGCAGGTCCACTATATGATGCTCAAGGAATAGTTTATAAAAAAAATGTCCCAACAATAAATACAACTATTACTAATATACCTATGAATTTGGGTTACTGCATTCAATCTGATAAAATTTTGGACTTTAAGCCAATTATAGAAAGTAGGATGTAA
- a CDS encoding xanthine dehydrogenase family protein molybdopterin-binding subunit has translation MENNKTDNSRRTFLKTSLIAGGGLMMHFSGLAKLALPHNEAGIPAIQWAELNGYIKISAENIVTLICPNPEFGQNVMTSLPMIVAEELGVDWKKVIVEMGPHDNVKLGPQFTGGSNSVRMYWKPLREAGATARNMLMLAAAGSWSVPIEELTTKAGEIHHEKSGKKATYGLLAAKAAVIPVPKGVKLKNVKDFSIVRQSQKNVEGAKLVSGKPLFGLDYKHEGMLIAMIQHPPGFGMKLKSFDASQSLKMPGVTDVFSVKLYEEGFAQGGFDTRTFNELLVVVGKTTWEVMNARKKLVAEWIPAGDVKDTMAGRGESRTVIVPGELESTENQYKKMLEYGAKPAQLLRKDGDPETGFKNAKTIIERTYTAPFLAHNCMEPMNFFAHVTDEKALLVGPLQAPGWTEPTLMKVLKLPADKIEIQMTRMGGGFGRRAYGHYLIEAALISKKAKAPIKLIYSREDDSTYGIYRPMYTATYRAALDENKKLLAFHVKGGGIPENAVHANRFPAGAIDHYLAEGWQIASNITIGAFRAPRSNFAAAAEQSFLDELAEAMGKDPIEFRLELLKRAKENPVGKNNEYDPDRYAGVLNLVKEKSGWLDPLNKKFSRGVAAYFCHSSYAAHVVDMVLKNGEPYVERVFSAVDSGIVINPDAATNMVQGAVVDGIGNSLYGGLTHKNGVVEENNFHKYRIIRMHEAPKTVDVSFVQNDIDPSGLGEPPFPPVFGAVANALYKATGKRHYQQPFALQQIEPTSV, from the coding sequence ATGGAAAATAATAAAACTGATAACAGTAGGCGTACCTTTTTAAAAACTTCCCTGATTGCAGGAGGGGGTTTAATGATGCATTTTAGTGGCTTGGCAAAACTGGCTTTGCCTCATAATGAAGCTGGAATACCGGCAATCCAATGGGCAGAATTAAATGGATACATCAAGATCTCCGCTGAAAATATTGTTACCCTGATCTGCCCAAATCCTGAATTTGGCCAAAATGTAATGACTTCACTTCCTATGATTGTTGCCGAAGAACTTGGTGTAGACTGGAAAAAGGTTATAGTAGAAATGGGCCCACACGACAATGTTAAGCTCGGTCCGCAATTTACTGGTGGAAGTAATTCTGTTAGGATGTATTGGAAACCGCTTAGGGAAGCGGGTGCAACAGCAAGAAATATGCTGATGCTTGCAGCTGCCGGCTCTTGGAGTGTACCAATTGAAGAACTGACAACCAAGGCAGGTGAAATACATCACGAAAAAAGCGGCAAAAAAGCAACTTATGGATTACTTGCTGCAAAAGCTGCAGTTATTCCTGTTCCTAAAGGAGTAAAGCTTAAAAATGTTAAAGATTTCAGCATTGTTAGACAGTCGCAGAAAAATGTAGAAGGCGCAAAGCTGGTTAGTGGTAAACCACTTTTTGGGCTTGATTACAAACATGAAGGGATGTTGATTGCAATGATCCAGCATCCGCCTGGGTTCGGCATGAAACTGAAATCTTTTGATGCATCACAAAGTTTGAAAATGCCTGGGGTTACGGATGTATTCTCCGTAAAACTTTATGAAGAGGGTTTTGCCCAGGGTGGCTTTGACACACGAACGTTCAATGAGCTTCTTGTTGTTGTTGGTAAAACAACCTGGGAAGTGATGAATGCAAGGAAAAAACTAGTTGCAGAGTGGATTCCTGCGGGCGATGTAAAAGATACAATGGCAGGTAGAGGCGAAAGCCGAACAGTAATTGTTCCGGGAGAGCTGGAAAGTACCGAAAACCAATATAAGAAAATGCTGGAGTACGGAGCGAAACCTGCCCAGTTGCTACGCAAGGATGGTGACCCTGAAACCGGTTTCAAAAATGCCAAAACAATAATTGAACGCACTTATACTGCACCTTTTCTTGCGCATAACTGCATGGAGCCGATGAACTTTTTCGCTCATGTAACAGATGAAAAGGCATTGTTGGTAGGACCACTTCAGGCACCTGGATGGACGGAACCTACACTAATGAAAGTGCTTAAGCTTCCTGCCGATAAGATTGAAATCCAGATGACCAGGATGGGAGGTGGCTTTGGGCGAAGGGCATACGGACACTACCTCATTGAGGCCGCACTAATTTCCAAAAAAGCAAAAGCACCGATAAAACTTATTTACTCCCGTGAGGACGACTCAACTTATGGCATTTATCGCCCGATGTATACCGCTACTTACCGGGCGGCACTGGATGAGAATAAGAAGCTACTGGCTTTTCATGTTAAGGGCGGTGGCATTCCAGAGAACGCAGTGCATGCCAATCGTTTTCCTGCCGGGGCAATTGATCATTACCTTGCTGAAGGATGGCAGATTGCTTCAAATATTACCATTGGGGCTTTTAGGGCACCCCGCTCTAACTTTGCGGCAGCAGCCGAACAGTCTTTTCTAGATGAATTGGCAGAAGCAATGGGAAAAGACCCGATTGAATTTCGTTTGGAACTTTTAAAAAGGGCGAAAGAAAATCCTGTCGGGAAAAATAATGAGTACGATCCTGACCGTTATGCGGGTGTATTGAATTTGGTGAAGGAGAAATCTGGCTGGTTAGATCCTTTAAATAAAAAGTTTAGCCGGGGCGTTGCGGCTTACTTTTGTCACAGTTCTTATGCTGCCCATGTGGTAGATATGGTTTTGAAAAACGGTGAACCTTATGTGGAACGTGTTTTTAGTGCTGTTGATTCGGGAATTGTAATTAATCCAGATGCTGCGACAAATATGGTTCAGGGAGCGGTTGTTGATGGAATCGGGAACAGCCTTTATGGAGGTTTGACGCACAAGAACGGTGTAGTAGAGGAAAATAATTTCCATAAATACAGGATCATCAGAATGCATGAGGCACCAAAAACGGTTGATGTTTCGTTTGTTCAAAACGATATCGATCCAAGCGGATTGGGAGAACCTCCGTTTCCACCAGTATTTGGCGCAGTTGCGAATGCCTTATACAAAGCAACTGGGAAACGCCACTATCAGCAACCTTTTGCATTGCAGCAAATTGAGCCTACTAGTGTTTAA
- a CDS encoding transposase produces MSRRVFDESFRKMAIALSYTKGSVKEVADELGINHTLLSKWRQQESESGQGAAELTEDQKLIKKLQKELKDAQMERDILKKAVGIFSKGDGRYSDL; encoded by the coding sequence ATGAGCAGACGAGTGTTTGATGAATCCTTCAGAAAGATGGCTATAGCGCTTTCTTACACTAAAGGATCTGTAAAAGAGGTAGCTGATGAGTTAGGTATCAACCATACTCTTTTGAGTAAATGGAGACAACAGGAATCAGAGTCCGGGCAAGGAGCAGCTGAATTGACCGAGGATCAGAAGCTGATCAAAAAGCTGCAAAAAGAGCTAAAAGATGCCCAAATGGAGCGTGACATCCTAAAAAAGGCGGTCGGCATCTTTTCCAAGGGAGACGGGAGATATTCGGATTTATAA
- a CDS encoding (2Fe-2S)-binding protein has protein sequence MITLNINKKNYKLDADPETPLLWVLRDHVGLVGTKYGCGVAQCGACVVHLDGEAVRSCVTKLSRAQGKKVVTIEGLSEHNNHPLQKAWLELDVSQCGYCQAGQIMSAAVLIKENKNPTDEDINDAMAGNICRCGTYLRIRDAIKLAAKESSKSK, from the coding sequence ATGATTACTTTAAATATCAATAAGAAGAACTATAAACTTGATGCAGATCCGGAAACGCCATTGTTATGGGTGCTTCGTGATCATGTTGGTTTGGTTGGAACTAAATATGGATGTGGGGTTGCACAATGTGGCGCATGCGTAGTTCACCTAGATGGTGAGGCTGTACGTTCTTGCGTTACAAAACTTAGTCGTGCTCAAGGCAAAAAGGTGGTAACCATCGAGGGTTTATCGGAACATAATAACCATCCCCTGCAAAAAGCCTGGTTAGAATTGGATGTTTCTCAATGTGGTTATTGCCAGGCTGGTCAGATCATGTCGGCAGCAGTATTAATAAAGGAAAATAAAAACCCAACAGATGAAGATATAAACGATGCAATGGCTGGTAATATTTGTCGTTGCGGAACTTATTTGCGCATTAGAGATGCTATAAAATTGGCAGCAAAAGAGAGTAGTAAAAGTAAATAG
- a CDS encoding aldo/keto reductase, whose product METVKLNNGIEMPLLGFGVFQVTDLKECERSVIDAIDSGYRLIDTAEAYQNEEAVGKAVKASGIAREEIFLTTKLWINSNGFQSTKTAFENSLKKLQVDYLDLYLIHQPFGDVYGEWRAMEELYKEGKVKAIGVSNFQPDRLIDLIIHNEIIPAVNQIETHPFHQQQEAQQFMIENNVQIESWGPFAEGKNGVFTNELLAEIGRKYNKSIAQVILRWLTQRGVVAIPKSVRKERMQENINIFDFKLSDEEMENIKTLDTNTSSFFDHRDPEMVKWLGERKLN is encoded by the coding sequence ATGGAAACAGTTAAATTAAATAACGGTATTGAGATGCCCCTTTTAGGCTTCGGGGTTTTTCAAGTTACCGATCTAAAGGAATGTGAAAGAAGCGTAATTGACGCTATTGATAGTGGATACCGCTTAATTGATACTGCGGAAGCATATCAGAATGAAGAAGCGGTTGGAAAGGCCGTAAAAGCAAGTGGAATAGCTAGAGAAGAGATTTTTCTGACAACCAAACTCTGGATAAACTCAAATGGTTTTCAAAGTACTAAAACCGCTTTTGAAAACTCTTTAAAAAAACTACAAGTAGATTATCTCGACCTTTACCTTATCCACCAGCCTTTTGGCGATGTTTATGGCGAATGGAGGGCGATGGAAGAGTTGTATAAAGAAGGAAAAGTGAAGGCAATTGGAGTCAGCAACTTTCAGCCCGATCGTTTGATCGACTTAATTATTCATAATGAAATCATACCTGCGGTAAATCAAATTGAAACCCATCCTTTTCATCAGCAACAGGAAGCGCAACAATTTATGATTGAGAATAACGTACAAATCGAATCATGGGGTCCGTTTGCAGAAGGCAAAAACGGTGTTTTTACCAATGAGTTACTAGCGGAAATTGGGCGCAAATACAATAAATCTATTGCGCAAGTGATCCTTAGATGGCTGACTCAGAGAGGCGTGGTCGCAATTCCAAAATCGGTGCGCAAAGAACGAATGCAGGAAAACATAAACATATTCGACTTTAAGCTAAGCGATGAGGAAATGGAAAACATAAAAACGCTTGATACCAATACCAGTAGTTTTTTTGATCATCGCGATCCGGAGATGGTTAAATGGTTGGGAGAGCGAAAACTGAATTAA
- the gapS4a gene encoding GapS4a family protein translates to MGEISKRTGELGEDAAVRLLHRIGWVNGQENVSIPCNDTTKHPGRESHGIDYLKLYPCPLIQQRLVHGVVSIKATKGYDKHPNSKFKSHLKELSDICNCYNRSDQKGEISKNFLDEGVIESESIVGILIWLSDLESDEDRDLKSETSTAQIDDLEDFQFEASYLVDLKQAEFLWQILSHADQRFTGWEFLYIETGLNFREDIKIKSGSILPVEYINSTVIPMKYSTETGEHIILYTGDRYDEEDLKKYVGMANKLSSSFAGTIEILFPDYKTNGNENSVRKVLDFFSDQSTSRKIRVSSYADKLIQ, encoded by the coding sequence ATGGGGGAAATTTCAAAACGAACAGGAGAACTTGGTGAAGATGCAGCGGTAAGGCTTTTACATAGAATTGGATGGGTAAATGGTCAAGAAAATGTATCTATTCCTTGCAATGACACAACTAAACATCCTGGGCGTGAATCACACGGCATAGATTATCTAAAGTTATATCCATGCCCTTTAATTCAACAGCGCTTGGTACATGGTGTAGTATCAATAAAAGCCACAAAAGGTTATGATAAACATCCAAATTCAAAATTCAAATCACATCTAAAAGAACTATCTGATATCTGTAATTGTTATAATAGATCAGATCAAAAAGGGGAAATTTCAAAAAACTTTTTAGATGAAGGAGTAATAGAAAGTGAAAGCATTGTAGGGATACTTATTTGGTTATCGGACTTGGAAAGCGATGAGGATCGAGACCTCAAAAGTGAAACTTCTACTGCACAAATAGATGATTTAGAAGATTTTCAATTTGAAGCCTCCTACCTTGTTGATTTAAAACAAGCCGAGTTTTTGTGGCAAATTTTATCTCATGCAGACCAACGTTTTACTGGATGGGAATTCCTTTACATTGAAACTGGTCTTAATTTTCGTGAGGATATAAAGATTAAAAGCGGCTCCATCCTCCCTGTAGAATACATCAATTCCACCGTAATACCGATGAAATATTCTACAGAAACTGGTGAACACATAATTTTATATACTGGGGATCGATATGATGAGGAGGACTTAAAAAAATATGTAGGAATGGCCAATAAGTTATCTTCTTCTTTTGCAGGTACCATTGAGATATTATTTCCTGATTATAAAACAAATGGAAACGAAAATAGCGTGAGAAAAGTACTCGATTTTTTCTCCGACCAAAGTACATCCAGAAAAATAAGAGTAAGTTCGTACGCAGATAAATTGATTCAATAA
- a CDS encoding FAD-dependent monooxygenase: MKIKKKVLISGASIAGPTLGFWLAKYGYDVTIVERSESLRLGGQNLDIRGAGRAIAKMMGIEEQILAANTGEIGLQFVNGKNEVEAEFPANGSDSFTSEAEIIRGDLVNILYECTKENVKYLFGKFITSINQNSDKVDIKFSDNSNESFDLLIAADGVRSTTRKLIFGDEPKLKFVGLYNAWFTIPKVERDTKWARWYTAPGSRVILLRPDNHGTIRASFSFLSNNESYLNQTNNEQKEVLKHKLLGAGWEEERLMNEIENNRDVYFDGISQVQAPRWFDGRAGMIGDAAYCPTPLTGMGTTLAIVGAYLLAGELSRHDHHENAFLAYKKRMRPFVEKVQKLPPGVPWLAHPKSKFGVIVLNTVASIIASRFVAKIKKIFSGEKEANVTKDDIELPNYE; the protein is encoded by the coding sequence ATGAAAATCAAAAAAAAAGTATTAATATCTGGAGCAAGTATTGCAGGTCCAACGTTGGGCTTTTGGCTGGCCAAATATGGTTATGATGTTACAATTGTCGAGCGATCAGAATCATTAAGATTAGGCGGCCAGAATCTTGATATTAGAGGAGCAGGTCGTGCTATTGCAAAAATGATGGGTATTGAGGAGCAGATACTTGCCGCTAACACAGGTGAAATTGGACTGCAGTTTGTAAATGGTAAAAATGAAGTTGAAGCCGAATTTCCAGCAAATGGAAGTGATAGTTTTACTAGCGAAGCTGAGATTATTCGGGGAGATTTGGTTAATATTTTATATGAATGCACAAAGGAGAACGTAAAGTATCTCTTTGGTAAATTTATCACTTCAATAAACCAAAATTCTGATAAAGTTGATATTAAGTTTAGTGATAATTCTAATGAATCATTTGATTTATTAATCGCTGCTGATGGAGTCAGGTCCACAACAAGGAAACTAATTTTTGGAGATGAACCTAAATTAAAATTTGTTGGCCTTTATAATGCATGGTTCACTATTCCTAAAGTTGAAAGGGATACAAAATGGGCCCGTTGGTACACGGCGCCCGGTTCACGTGTTATTCTTCTCCGTCCTGACAATCATGGTACCATAAGAGCTTCTTTCAGCTTTCTTTCAAATAACGAAAGCTATCTTAACCAAACCAACAATGAACAAAAGGAAGTATTGAAACATAAACTCTTGGGTGCTGGATGGGAAGAGGAACGCCTAATGAACGAAATTGAAAATAATAGAGATGTGTACTTTGATGGTATTAGTCAGGTTCAGGCACCGAGATGGTTTGATGGTCGAGCAGGAATGATTGGGGACGCTGCTTATTGCCCAACACCTCTTACAGGCATGGGCACAACATTAGCCATTGTGGGCGCATACTTATTGGCAGGGGAGCTTTCTCGCCATGATCATCATGAGAATGCGTTTTTAGCTTATAAAAAACGCATGCGTCCGTTTGTGGAAAAAGTACAAAAATTGCCTCCAGGAGTTCCTTGGTTAGCTCATCCTAAATCAAAATTTGGGGTAATTGTATTGAATACTGTAGCGTCAATTATTGCCAGTCGTTTTGTAGCCAAAATTAAGAAAATTTTTAGTGGAGAAAAGGAAGCAAACGTTACGAAAGATGATATTGAGCTTCCTAACTACGAATAA
- a CDS encoding Crp/Fnr family transcriptional regulator: MNDKIEVIFQHLSNFAPLNVNDISDSQPYWKSRKMNKGDFFNMQQMVCNDLGLIIKGIFRIYYQDPNSKEFKNIYFFSENQFVVSFRSFVSRDACWYFIEAMEDSEIFFISYKDLNALYKSHPNWSTFGRLLAESFFNIAQTRTEEFIFYTHEQRYLRLLQAHPNIIERIPAYHISSYLGIKNPSLSRIRKRVELKKV; this comes from the coding sequence ATGAACGATAAAATCGAAGTCATTTTTCAGCATTTAAGCAACTTTGCTCCTTTAAATGTTAACGATATCAGCGATAGCCAGCCCTATTGGAAATCGAGGAAGATGAATAAAGGAGATTTTTTTAATATGCAGCAAATGGTTTGTAATGACCTAGGCTTAATTATAAAAGGAATTTTTAGAATCTATTATCAGGATCCAAATAGCAAAGAGTTTAAAAACATTTATTTTTTTTCAGAGAATCAGTTCGTCGTCTCTTTTAGAAGTTTCGTATCCCGTGATGCTTGCTGGTACTTTATCGAAGCTATGGAGGATTCGGAGATTTTCTTCATTTCTTACAAGGACTTGAATGCACTTTATAAAAGCCATCCCAACTGGAGCACATTTGGCAGGTTATTAGCCGAATCATTTTTTAATATTGCGCAGACTCGAACGGAAGAATTTATTTTTTACACTCATGAACAGCGCTATCTTAGATTGCTCCAAGCTCACCCTAATATTATTGAGCGTATTCCTGCTTACCATATTTCGTCTTATTTGGGGATCAAAAATCCTTCGTTAAGCCGCATCCGGAAAAGGGTAGAATTGAAAAAAGTGTGA
- a CDS encoding aldo/keto reductase produces MEKRILGKGGLEVSALGLGCMGLSFGYGPAADKVKAIELIRAGYDQGITFFDTAEVYGPYTNEELLGEALEPFRNEVVIATKFGFKNANTSEGLDSRPETIRAVAEASLKRLRTDRIDLFYQHRVDPNVPIEDVAGTVKDLIAEGKVKHFGLSEAGAQSIRRANEVQPITALQSEYSLWWREPEQEILPLLEELGIGFVPFSPLGKGFLTGKIDENTSFDKTDFRNTVPRFSEENRKANQVLVELLSTIATKQHATNAQIALAWLMAQKPWMAPIPGTTKLNRLQENIGAANVSLSKHDLDEIETAVANIQVKGHRYAEQAQKMINK; encoded by the coding sequence ATGGAAAAGAGAATATTAGGCAAAGGCGGGTTAGAGGTTTCCGCATTAGGACTAGGATGTATGGGCCTAAGTTTTGGCTATGGACCGGCTGCAGATAAAGTAAAAGCAATAGAATTAATCAGAGCTGGATATGATCAAGGCATAACCTTTTTCGATACGGCCGAAGTATACGGTCCATATACAAATGAGGAACTTCTTGGAGAAGCGCTTGAACCTTTTCGGAACGAAGTGGTGATTGCTACTAAATTCGGATTTAAAAATGCAAATACCAGCGAAGGACTTGATAGTCGCCCAGAAACCATCAGAGCAGTAGCTGAAGCGTCACTTAAAAGGCTACGGACAGATCGCATTGATCTTTTTTATCAGCATCGCGTAGATCCAAATGTGCCAATTGAGGATGTGGCAGGCACGGTAAAAGACTTGATTGCAGAGGGAAAAGTAAAACATTTTGGTCTATCGGAGGCTGGTGCTCAATCCATCCGCAGAGCAAATGAAGTGCAACCCATAACCGCTTTACAAAGCGAATATTCGCTTTGGTGGAGAGAACCAGAACAAGAAATTCTTCCTTTGTTAGAAGAACTGGGAATTGGTTTTGTTCCATTTAGTCCGCTTGGAAAAGGTTTTTTAACAGGAAAGATTGATGAAAATACCAGTTTTGATAAAACGGATTTTCGCAATACTGTTCCAAGATTTTCTGAAGAGAACCGAAAAGCAAATCAAGTTTTAGTCGAGTTGCTAAGTACAATAGCTACCAAGCAGCATGCTACAAATGCACAAATTGCACTGGCCTGGTTAATGGCCCAGAAGCCATGGATGGCACCAATTCCAGGTACAACGAAGTTAAACCGCTTACAAGAAAATATCGGCGCAGCAAATGTTAGTTTGTCGAAGCATGATCTCGATGAAATTGAAACAGCAGTAGCCAATATCCAAGTTAAGGGGCATCGCTATGCGGAACAGGCGCAGAAAATGATCAATAAATAG